A DNA window from Bos mutus isolate GX-2022 chromosome 11, NWIPB_WYAK_1.1, whole genome shotgun sequence contains the following coding sequences:
- the ZNF79 gene encoding zinc finger protein 79 isoform X3 yields MNSQLEQREGSWMLERDGLRNACPDWKIISESPPEQDISEESFQDPSVEMPSGVSEHRNSELGKSLNMRPVLSPQQRVPTEVRSHKCDTHAESFGNNAGTVKPHRVKPYTCNECGKAFSYCSSLSQHQKSHTGEKPYECNECGKAFSQSSSLIQHQRIHTGEKPYKCSECGRAFSQNANLTKHQRTHTGEKPYKCTECEKAFSDCSALVQHQRIHTGEKPYECSDCGKAFRHSANLTNHQRTHTGEKPYQCRECGKAFSYCAAFIQHQRIHTGEKPYKCNACGKAFSQSANLTNHQRTHTGEKPYKCSECGKAFSQSTNLIIHQKTHTGEKPYKCNDCGKFFSESSALIRHHIIHTGEKPYECNECGKAFNQSSSLSQHQRIHTGVKPYECRECGKAFRCSSAFIRHQRLHAGE; encoded by the exons ATGAACTCCCAGTTGGAACAAAGGGAAGGTTCATGGATGCTCGAGAGAGACGGCCTAAGGAACGCCTGTCCAG aTTGGAAGATTATATCTGAATCACCACCTGAGCAAGACATTTCTGAAGAATCATTCCAAGATCCAAGTGTAGAGATGCCTTCTGGGGTATCAGAGCACAGAAACAGTGAACTGGGGAAGAGCCTCAATATGAGACCAGTCCTTTCTCCACAACAGAGAGTTCCTACAGAAGTGAGATCCCATAAATGTGACACACACGCAGAGAGCTTTGGGAATAATGCAGGTACAGTTAAACCTCACAGAGTGAAGCCGTACACGTGTAACGAATGTGGCAAGGCCTTCAGTTATTGTTCttccctttctcagcatcagaagAGCCATACTGGGGAGAAGCCATATGAGTGCAATGAATGCGGGAAGGCCTTCAGCCAGAGTTCATCTCTTATTCAGCACCAGAGGATTCACACcggagagaaaccttataaatgcagtgaatgtgggagaGCCTTCAGCCAGAACGCAAACCTCACAAAACACCAGCGAACTCATACTGGAGAAAAGCCCTACAAATGTACCGAGTGTGAGAAAGCCTTCAGTGACTGTTCAGCCCTTGTTCAGCACCAAAGAAtccacactggagagaagccttATGAGTGTAGCGACTGTGGGAAGGCATTCCGCCACAGTGCAAATCTTACCAACCACCAGCGGACTCACACAGGGGAGAAGCCCTACCAGTGCAGagaatgtgggaaggccttcagcTACTGTGCGGCGTTTATTCAGCACCAGAGAATCCATACGGGGGAGAAACCCTACAAATGTAACGCTTGTGGGAAGGCCTTCAGCCAGAGTGCAAACCTCACAAACCACCAGAGgactcacactggagagaaaccctacaaGTGTAGTGAGTGCGGGAAAGCATTCAGCCAAAGTACAAACCTTATAATCCACCAAAAgactcacactggagagaaaccttataaatgtaatGACTGCGGGAAATTCTTCAGTGAGAGCTCCGCCCTTATTCGGCATCATATAATTCACACAGGAGAAAAGCCCTACGAGTGCAATGAGTGTGGGAAGGCATTTAACCAGAGCTCATCCCTTAGTCAGCATCAGCGAATTCACACTGGTgtgaaaccctatgaatgtagaGAGTGTGGGAAGGCCTTCAGGTGTAGTTCAGCTTTCATTAGACATCAGAGACTCCATGCTGGAGAGTAA
- the ZNF79 gene encoding zinc finger protein 79 isoform X4, with product MQHQKSHTGEKPYECNECGKAFSQSSSLIQHQRIHTGEKPYKCSECGRAFSQNANLTKHQRTHTGEKPYKCTECEKAFSDCSALVQHQRIHTGEKPYECSDCGKAFRHSANLTNHQRTHTGEKPYQCRECGKAFSYCAAFIQHQRIHTGEKPYKCNACGKAFSQSANLTNHQRTHTGEKPYKCSECGKAFSQSTNLIIHQKTHTGEKPYKCNDCGKFFSESSALIRHHIIHTGEKPYECNECGKAFNQSSSLSQHQRIHTGVKPYECRECGKAFRCSSAFIRHQRLHAGE from the exons ATGCAG catcagaagAGCCATACTGGGGAGAAGCCATATGAGTGCAATGAATGCGGGAAGGCCTTCAGCCAGAGTTCATCTCTTATTCAGCACCAGAGGATTCACACcggagagaaaccttataaatgcagtgaatgtgggagaGCCTTCAGCCAGAACGCAAACCTCACAAAACACCAGCGAACTCATACTGGAGAAAAGCCCTACAAATGTACCGAGTGTGAGAAAGCCTTCAGTGACTGTTCAGCCCTTGTTCAGCACCAAAGAAtccacactggagagaagccttATGAGTGTAGCGACTGTGGGAAGGCATTCCGCCACAGTGCAAATCTTACCAACCACCAGCGGACTCACACAGGGGAGAAGCCCTACCAGTGCAGagaatgtgggaaggccttcagcTACTGTGCGGCGTTTATTCAGCACCAGAGAATCCATACGGGGGAGAAACCCTACAAATGTAACGCTTGTGGGAAGGCCTTCAGCCAGAGTGCAAACCTCACAAACCACCAGAGgactcacactggagagaaaccctacaaGTGTAGTGAGTGCGGGAAAGCATTCAGCCAAAGTACAAACCTTATAATCCACCAAAAgactcacactggagagaaaccttataaatgtaatGACTGCGGGAAATTCTTCAGTGAGAGCTCCGCCCTTATTCGGCATCATATAATTCACACAGGAGAAAAGCCCTACGAGTGCAATGAGTGTGGGAAGGCATTTAACCAGAGCTCATCCCTTAGTCAGCATCAGCGAATTCACACTGGTgtgaaaccctatgaatgtagaGAGTGTGGGAAGGCCTTCAGGTGTAGTTCAGCTTTCATTAGACATCAGAGACTCCATGCTGGAGAGTAA
- the ZNF79 gene encoding zinc finger protein 79 isoform X1: MLEEGEPPSPDPALLQEEDTEEEGMAAGLLTAGPQGSTPFSNVTVDFTQGGWRQLAPAPRDRFEEGMPENSRNLVLLGLPVSQPGMNSQLEQREGSWMLERDGLRNACPDWKIISESPPEQDISEESFQDPSVEMPSGVSEHRNSELGKSLNMRPVLSPQQRVPTEVRSHKCDTHAESFGNNAGTVKPHRVKPYTCNECGKAFSYCSSLSQHQKSHTGEKPYECNECGKAFSQSSSLIQHQRIHTGEKPYKCSECGRAFSQNANLTKHQRTHTGEKPYKCTECEKAFSDCSALVQHQRIHTGEKPYECSDCGKAFRHSANLTNHQRTHTGEKPYQCRECGKAFSYCAAFIQHQRIHTGEKPYKCNACGKAFSQSANLTNHQRTHTGEKPYKCSECGKAFSQSTNLIIHQKTHTGEKPYKCNDCGKFFSESSALIRHHIIHTGEKPYECNECGKAFNQSSSLSQHQRIHTGVKPYECRECGKAFRCSSAFIRHQRLHAGE, translated from the exons ATGCTGGAGGAAGGAG aaCCACCTTCTCCAGaccctgcccttcttcaagaggaagacacagaggaggaaggaatggcagcTGGTCTCCTCACAGCAGGGCCCCAA GGATCCACACCTTTCAGCAATGTGACTGTAGATTTTACCCAGGGGGGATGGAGGCAGTTGGCCCCTGCTCCGAGGGACAGGTTCGAGGAAGGGATgccagaaaattccagaaaccTGGTCCTACTGG GACTTCCAGTGTCCCAACCTGGTATGAACTCCCAGTTGGAACAAAGGGAAGGTTCATGGATGCTCGAGAGAGACGGCCTAAGGAACGCCTGTCCAG aTTGGAAGATTATATCTGAATCACCACCTGAGCAAGACATTTCTGAAGAATCATTCCAAGATCCAAGTGTAGAGATGCCTTCTGGGGTATCAGAGCACAGAAACAGTGAACTGGGGAAGAGCCTCAATATGAGACCAGTCCTTTCTCCACAACAGAGAGTTCCTACAGAAGTGAGATCCCATAAATGTGACACACACGCAGAGAGCTTTGGGAATAATGCAGGTACAGTTAAACCTCACAGAGTGAAGCCGTACACGTGTAACGAATGTGGCAAGGCCTTCAGTTATTGTTCttccctttctcagcatcagaagAGCCATACTGGGGAGAAGCCATATGAGTGCAATGAATGCGGGAAGGCCTTCAGCCAGAGTTCATCTCTTATTCAGCACCAGAGGATTCACACcggagagaaaccttataaatgcagtgaatgtgggagaGCCTTCAGCCAGAACGCAAACCTCACAAAACACCAGCGAACTCATACTGGAGAAAAGCCCTACAAATGTACCGAGTGTGAGAAAGCCTTCAGTGACTGTTCAGCCCTTGTTCAGCACCAAAGAAtccacactggagagaagccttATGAGTGTAGCGACTGTGGGAAGGCATTCCGCCACAGTGCAAATCTTACCAACCACCAGCGGACTCACACAGGGGAGAAGCCCTACCAGTGCAGagaatgtgggaaggccttcagcTACTGTGCGGCGTTTATTCAGCACCAGAGAATCCATACGGGGGAGAAACCCTACAAATGTAACGCTTGTGGGAAGGCCTTCAGCCAGAGTGCAAACCTCACAAACCACCAGAGgactcacactggagagaaaccctacaaGTGTAGTGAGTGCGGGAAAGCATTCAGCCAAAGTACAAACCTTATAATCCACCAAAAgactcacactggagagaaaccttataaatgtaatGACTGCGGGAAATTCTTCAGTGAGAGCTCCGCCCTTATTCGGCATCATATAATTCACACAGGAGAAAAGCCCTACGAGTGCAATGAGTGTGGGAAGGCATTTAACCAGAGCTCATCCCTTAGTCAGCATCAGCGAATTCACACTGGTgtgaaaccctatgaatgtagaGAGTGTGGGAAGGCCTTCAGGTGTAGTTCAGCTTTCATTAGACATCAGAGACTCCATGCTGGAGAGTAA
- the ZNF79 gene encoding zinc finger protein 79 isoform X2, producing the protein MQGSTPFSNVTVDFTQGGWRQLAPAPRDRFEEGMPENSRNLVLLGLPVSQPGMNSQLEQREGSWMLERDGLRNACPDWKIISESPPEQDISEESFQDPSVEMPSGVSEHRNSELGKSLNMRPVLSPQQRVPTEVRSHKCDTHAESFGNNAGTVKPHRVKPYTCNECGKAFSYCSSLSQHQKSHTGEKPYECNECGKAFSQSSSLIQHQRIHTGEKPYKCSECGRAFSQNANLTKHQRTHTGEKPYKCTECEKAFSDCSALVQHQRIHTGEKPYECSDCGKAFRHSANLTNHQRTHTGEKPYQCRECGKAFSYCAAFIQHQRIHTGEKPYKCNACGKAFSQSANLTNHQRTHTGEKPYKCSECGKAFSQSTNLIIHQKTHTGEKPYKCNDCGKFFSESSALIRHHIIHTGEKPYECNECGKAFNQSSSLSQHQRIHTGVKPYECRECGKAFRCSSAFIRHQRLHAGE; encoded by the exons ATGCAG GGATCCACACCTTTCAGCAATGTGACTGTAGATTTTACCCAGGGGGGATGGAGGCAGTTGGCCCCTGCTCCGAGGGACAGGTTCGAGGAAGGGATgccagaaaattccagaaaccTGGTCCTACTGG GACTTCCAGTGTCCCAACCTGGTATGAACTCCCAGTTGGAACAAAGGGAAGGTTCATGGATGCTCGAGAGAGACGGCCTAAGGAACGCCTGTCCAG aTTGGAAGATTATATCTGAATCACCACCTGAGCAAGACATTTCTGAAGAATCATTCCAAGATCCAAGTGTAGAGATGCCTTCTGGGGTATCAGAGCACAGAAACAGTGAACTGGGGAAGAGCCTCAATATGAGACCAGTCCTTTCTCCACAACAGAGAGTTCCTACAGAAGTGAGATCCCATAAATGTGACACACACGCAGAGAGCTTTGGGAATAATGCAGGTACAGTTAAACCTCACAGAGTGAAGCCGTACACGTGTAACGAATGTGGCAAGGCCTTCAGTTATTGTTCttccctttctcagcatcagaagAGCCATACTGGGGAGAAGCCATATGAGTGCAATGAATGCGGGAAGGCCTTCAGCCAGAGTTCATCTCTTATTCAGCACCAGAGGATTCACACcggagagaaaccttataaatgcagtgaatgtgggagaGCCTTCAGCCAGAACGCAAACCTCACAAAACACCAGCGAACTCATACTGGAGAAAAGCCCTACAAATGTACCGAGTGTGAGAAAGCCTTCAGTGACTGTTCAGCCCTTGTTCAGCACCAAAGAAtccacactggagagaagccttATGAGTGTAGCGACTGTGGGAAGGCATTCCGCCACAGTGCAAATCTTACCAACCACCAGCGGACTCACACAGGGGAGAAGCCCTACCAGTGCAGagaatgtgggaaggccttcagcTACTGTGCGGCGTTTATTCAGCACCAGAGAATCCATACGGGGGAGAAACCCTACAAATGTAACGCTTGTGGGAAGGCCTTCAGCCAGAGTGCAAACCTCACAAACCACCAGAGgactcacactggagagaaaccctacaaGTGTAGTGAGTGCGGGAAAGCATTCAGCCAAAGTACAAACCTTATAATCCACCAAAAgactcacactggagagaaaccttataaatgtaatGACTGCGGGAAATTCTTCAGTGAGAGCTCCGCCCTTATTCGGCATCATATAATTCACACAGGAGAAAAGCCCTACGAGTGCAATGAGTGTGGGAAGGCATTTAACCAGAGCTCATCCCTTAGTCAGCATCAGCGAATTCACACTGGTgtgaaaccctatgaatgtagaGAGTGTGGGAAGGCCTTCAGGTGTAGTTCAGCTTTCATTAGACATCAGAGACTCCATGCTGGAGAGTAA
- the ZNF79 gene encoding zinc finger protein 79 isoform X5, producing MLEEGEPPSPDPALLQEEDTEEEGMAAGLLTAGPQGSTPFSNVTVDFTQGGWRQLAPAPRDRFEEGMPENSRNLVLLGLPVSQPGMNSQLEQREGSWMLERDGLRNACPASEEPYWGEAI from the exons ATGCTGGAGGAAGGAG aaCCACCTTCTCCAGaccctgcccttcttcaagaggaagacacagaggaggaaggaatggcagcTGGTCTCCTCACAGCAGGGCCCCAA GGATCCACACCTTTCAGCAATGTGACTGTAGATTTTACCCAGGGGGGATGGAGGCAGTTGGCCCCTGCTCCGAGGGACAGGTTCGAGGAAGGGATgccagaaaattccagaaaccTGGTCCTACTGG GACTTCCAGTGTCCCAACCTGGTATGAACTCCCAGTTGGAACAAAGGGAAGGTTCATGGATGCTCGAGAGAGACGGCCTAAGGAACGCCTGTCCAG catcagaagAGCCATACTGGGGAGAAGCCATATGA
- the SLC2A8 gene encoding solute carrier family 2, facilitated glucose transporter member 8 isoform X1, producing the protein MTPEDQEETQPLLRPPGGSAPRGRRVFLAAFAAALGPLSFGFALGYSSPAIPSLRRAAPPAPHLDEDAASWFGAIVTLGAAAGGVLGGWLLDRAGRKLSLVLCALPFVAGFAVITAAQNLWMLLGGRLLTGLACGIASLVAPVYISEIAYPEVRGLLGSCVQLMVVTGILLAYLAGWVLEWRWLAVLGCVPPSFMLLLMCFMPETPRFLLSQHKRQEAMAAMQFLWGYAQGWEEPPLGAQHQDFHVAQLRRPGVYKPFIIGISLMAFQQLSGVNAVMFYAETIFEEAKFKDSSLASVVVGVIQVLFTATAALIMDRAGRRLLLTLSGVVMVFSTSAFGAYFKLTEGGPSNSSHVDLPALVSMEPADTNVGLAWLAVGSMCLFIAGFAVGWGPIPWLLMSEIFPLHVKGVATGVCVLTNWFMAFLVTKEFSSLMEVLRPYGAFWLASAFCIFGVLFTLACVPETKGKTLEQITAHFEGR; encoded by the exons ATGACGCCTGAGGACCAAGAGGAGACCCAGCCGCTCCTACGGCCGCCCGGCGGCAG CGCTCCCCGCGGCCGCCGCGTCTTCCTCGCTGCCTTCGCCGCTGCCCTGGGACCGCTCAGCTTCGGCTTCGCCCTCGGCTACAGCTCCCCGGCCATCCCGAGCCTGAGGCGCGCCGCGCCCCCGGCCCCGCACCTCGACGAAGACGCAGCCTCCTGGTTCGGG GCCATCGTGACCCTGGGCGCCGCGGCCGGGGGCGTGCTGGGCGGCTGGCTCCTGGACCGCGCGGGGCGCAAGCTGAGCCTAGTCCTCTGCGCCTTGCCCTTCGTGGCCGGCTTCGCGGTCATCACCGCGGCTCAGAACCTGTGGATGCTGCTCGGAGGCCGCCTGCTCACCGGCCTGGCCTGCGGCATTGCCTCGCTCGTGGCCCCG GTCTATATCTCTGAAATTGCCTACCCTGAGGTGCGAGGGCTGCTCGGCTCCTGTGTGCAGCTGATGGTAGTCACAGGCATCCTCCTAGCCTACCTGGCAG GCTGGGTGCTCGAGTGGCGCTGGCTGGCCGTGCTGGGCTGTGTGCCCCCCTCCTTCATGCTGCTGCTCATGTGTTTCATGCCTGAGACCCCTCGCTTCCTGCTGTCTCAGCACAAGCGCCAGGAGGCCATGGCCGCCATGCAGTTCCTGTGGGGCTATGCCCAGGGTTGGGAGGAGCCTCCCCTTGGGGCTCAGCACCAG GACTTCCACGTGGCCCAGCTGCGGCGTCCTGGTGTCTACAAGCCCTTCATCATCGGCATCTCCCTGATGGCCTTCCAGCAGCTGTCAGGCGTCAATGCCGTCATGTTCTATGCGGAGACCATCTTTGAGGAGGCTAAGTTCAAG GACAGCAGCCTGGCCTCAGTCGTCGTGGGCGTCATCCAGGTGCTGTTCACTGCCACGGCGGCCCTGATCATGGACAGAGCTGGGCGAAGGCTGCTCTTGACCTTGTCAG GTGTGGTCATGGTGTTCAGCACCAGCGCCTTTGGTGCCTACTTCAAGCTGACCGAGGGCGGCCCCAGCAACTCCTCCCACGTGGACCTCCCGGCGCTCGTCTCCATGGAGCCCGCCGATACCAACGTGGGGCTGGCCTGGCTGGCGGTGGGCAGCATGTGCCTCTTCATCGCCG GCTTCGCTGTGGGCTGGGGGCCCATCCCGTGGCTCCTCATGTCTGAAATCTTCCCTCTGCATGTCAAGGGCGTGGCCACTGGCGTCTGCGTCCTCACCAACTGGTTCATGGCCTTTCTGGTGACTAAAGAGTTCAGCAGTCTCATG GAGGTGCTCAGGCCCTACGGTGCCTTCTGGCTGGCCTCTGCCTTCTGCATCTTCGGTGTCCTTTTCACTCTGGCCTGTGTCCCTGAGACCAAAGGGAAGACTTTGGAGCAAATCACAGCCCATTTTGAGGGGCGATGA
- the SLC2A8 gene encoding solute carrier family 2, facilitated glucose transporter member 8 isoform X3, producing MLLGGRLLTGLACGIASLVAPVYISEIAYPEVRGLLGSCVQLMVVTGILLAYLAGWVLEWRWLAVLGCVPPSFMLLLMCFMPETPRFLLSQHKRQEAMAAMQFLWGYAQGWEEPPLGAQHQDFHVAQLRRPGVYKPFIIGISLMAFQQLSGVNAVMFYAETIFEEAKFKDSSLASVVVGVIQVLFTATAALIMDRAGRRLLLTLSGVVMVFSTSAFGAYFKLTEGGPSNSSHVDLPALVSMEPADTNVGLAWLAVGSMCLFIAGFAVGWGPIPWLLMSEIFPLHVKGVATGVCVLTNWFMAFLVTKEFSSLMEVLRPYGAFWLASAFCIFGVLFTLACVPETKGKTLEQITAHFEGR from the exons ATGCTGCTCGGAGGCCGCCTGCTCACCGGCCTGGCCTGCGGCATTGCCTCGCTCGTGGCCCCG GTCTATATCTCTGAAATTGCCTACCCTGAGGTGCGAGGGCTGCTCGGCTCCTGTGTGCAGCTGATGGTAGTCACAGGCATCCTCCTAGCCTACCTGGCAG GCTGGGTGCTCGAGTGGCGCTGGCTGGCCGTGCTGGGCTGTGTGCCCCCCTCCTTCATGCTGCTGCTCATGTGTTTCATGCCTGAGACCCCTCGCTTCCTGCTGTCTCAGCACAAGCGCCAGGAGGCCATGGCCGCCATGCAGTTCCTGTGGGGCTATGCCCAGGGTTGGGAGGAGCCTCCCCTTGGGGCTCAGCACCAG GACTTCCACGTGGCCCAGCTGCGGCGTCCTGGTGTCTACAAGCCCTTCATCATCGGCATCTCCCTGATGGCCTTCCAGCAGCTGTCAGGCGTCAATGCCGTCATGTTCTATGCGGAGACCATCTTTGAGGAGGCTAAGTTCAAG GACAGCAGCCTGGCCTCAGTCGTCGTGGGCGTCATCCAGGTGCTGTTCACTGCCACGGCGGCCCTGATCATGGACAGAGCTGGGCGAAGGCTGCTCTTGACCTTGTCAG GTGTGGTCATGGTGTTCAGCACCAGCGCCTTTGGTGCCTACTTCAAGCTGACCGAGGGCGGCCCCAGCAACTCCTCCCACGTGGACCTCCCGGCGCTCGTCTCCATGGAGCCCGCCGATACCAACGTGGGGCTGGCCTGGCTGGCGGTGGGCAGCATGTGCCTCTTCATCGCCG GCTTCGCTGTGGGCTGGGGGCCCATCCCGTGGCTCCTCATGTCTGAAATCTTCCCTCTGCATGTCAAGGGCGTGGCCACTGGCGTCTGCGTCCTCACCAACTGGTTCATGGCCTTTCTGGTGACTAAAGAGTTCAGCAGTCTCATG GAGGTGCTCAGGCCCTACGGTGCCTTCTGGCTGGCCTCTGCCTTCTGCATCTTCGGTGTCCTTTTCACTCTGGCCTGTGTCCCTGAGACCAAAGGGAAGACTTTGGAGCAAATCACAGCCCATTTTGAGGGGCGATGA
- the SLC2A8 gene encoding solute carrier family 2, facilitated glucose transporter member 8 isoform X2, translating to MTPEDQEETQPLLRPPGGSAPRGRRVFLAAFAAALGPLSFGFALGYSSPAIPSLRRAAPPAPHLDEDAASWFGAIVTLGAAAGGVLGGWLLDRAGRKLSLVLCALPFVAGFAVITAAQNLWMLLGGRLLTGLACGIASLVAPVYISEIAYPEVRGLLGSCVQLMVVTGILLAYLAGWVLEWRWLAVLGCVPPSFMLLLMCFMPETPRFLLSQHKRQEAMAAMQFLWGYAQGWEEPPLGAQHQDFHVAQLRRPGVYKPFIIGISLMAFQQLSGVNAVMFYAETIFEEAKFKDSSLASVVVGVIQVLFTATAALIMDRAGRRLLLTLSGVVMVFSTSAFGAYFKLTEGGPSNSSHVDLPALVSMEPADTNVGLAWLAVGSMCLFIAGRGHWRLRPHQLVHGLSGD from the exons ATGACGCCTGAGGACCAAGAGGAGACCCAGCCGCTCCTACGGCCGCCCGGCGGCAG CGCTCCCCGCGGCCGCCGCGTCTTCCTCGCTGCCTTCGCCGCTGCCCTGGGACCGCTCAGCTTCGGCTTCGCCCTCGGCTACAGCTCCCCGGCCATCCCGAGCCTGAGGCGCGCCGCGCCCCCGGCCCCGCACCTCGACGAAGACGCAGCCTCCTGGTTCGGG GCCATCGTGACCCTGGGCGCCGCGGCCGGGGGCGTGCTGGGCGGCTGGCTCCTGGACCGCGCGGGGCGCAAGCTGAGCCTAGTCCTCTGCGCCTTGCCCTTCGTGGCCGGCTTCGCGGTCATCACCGCGGCTCAGAACCTGTGGATGCTGCTCGGAGGCCGCCTGCTCACCGGCCTGGCCTGCGGCATTGCCTCGCTCGTGGCCCCG GTCTATATCTCTGAAATTGCCTACCCTGAGGTGCGAGGGCTGCTCGGCTCCTGTGTGCAGCTGATGGTAGTCACAGGCATCCTCCTAGCCTACCTGGCAG GCTGGGTGCTCGAGTGGCGCTGGCTGGCCGTGCTGGGCTGTGTGCCCCCCTCCTTCATGCTGCTGCTCATGTGTTTCATGCCTGAGACCCCTCGCTTCCTGCTGTCTCAGCACAAGCGCCAGGAGGCCATGGCCGCCATGCAGTTCCTGTGGGGCTATGCCCAGGGTTGGGAGGAGCCTCCCCTTGGGGCTCAGCACCAG GACTTCCACGTGGCCCAGCTGCGGCGTCCTGGTGTCTACAAGCCCTTCATCATCGGCATCTCCCTGATGGCCTTCCAGCAGCTGTCAGGCGTCAATGCCGTCATGTTCTATGCGGAGACCATCTTTGAGGAGGCTAAGTTCAAG GACAGCAGCCTGGCCTCAGTCGTCGTGGGCGTCATCCAGGTGCTGTTCACTGCCACGGCGGCCCTGATCATGGACAGAGCTGGGCGAAGGCTGCTCTTGACCTTGTCAG GTGTGGTCATGGTGTTCAGCACCAGCGCCTTTGGTGCCTACTTCAAGCTGACCGAGGGCGGCCCCAGCAACTCCTCCCACGTGGACCTCCCGGCGCTCGTCTCCATGGAGCCCGCCGATACCAACGTGGGGCTGGCCTGGCTGGCGGTGGGCAGCATGTGCCTCTTCATCGCCG GGCGTGGCCACTGGCGTCTGCGTCCTCACCAACTGGTTCATGGCCTTTCTGGTGACTAA